GTCTTCCCTTTTGATTCCAGCCAAGATTGCAGTTTTGCTTCCATATCTATCTTAACCTTGGGAGTCTCCACCTTTGGATTCAAAGATATATTGTTTGAGATGTGCCTTGACCTTGCAGCCAAGCTAACAGTGCGAAGAGATTCTTGGTATTCTCCCGGATTCTGAAAacagcaaaacaaaaacaaacattagCCACTTAGAAAATGTCCTGATAAACGCAATGGATTCCAGTGAACAACAACAATTCTTCCTACCAGACAGGTGACCATGAGAGCTCTACTTGTTCCTCCAAGTGAATCCTGCAGTATTCTAGTCAATTTGCTTTCCCTGTAAGGCACTCTTGGGAGGTTACTATTGAGTGCATAGACCACATTGGACAATGCAAACAGTGACTGATTAATCTTGGCACTCTCTTCTAGACGGATTCCTTCATTGCCTGTCCTTCTATTGTCTTCGCTACCTGCTTAACCCATGACATAGTTGTTAACATATTAAAGATAAAGAACGTTAAAGAGAGGCTTCTATAGTTTAACTATGCAATTAGATACTTGGAAAATGCTAAGAAATTAACCTGCCAGATCAATCAGATTGATTTTCCCAGTGGCATTCCCTTCTGAGATAACTGAGATCACTAGCACCCCATGGCTTCTACTAGAGACATCGTTTAAACCAGTGTGTGCGACTTTTCTCCGCTGAAGACCGCATGAGTACACCTCGTGAAACTCAGACATGGAGTTAACTGGGATACTAGAGAGCCCCTTAAGATGAACTTGTCCATCCTTATCGTCCCAAACAGCAATTTCGTTGTCTTTGACTTGTAGGAGATCCCAACATCTATCCATGTAAACTTCATAATACGAAATTTCTGCTCTACTTCCCGTCTTGTCGCACATAGACAGAATGGTGGACATAGTCAGTTGCATGAGGCCAGGCAGATCATCAGTTCCCTGTGACAGAGTTGAAACCACACATATCATTCACTACTAGAAGGAAACAGTTTACAGTAAACCACAGAGCAGTTTTGAGGAAGAGCTATGCTGTCAAAGCACATTTCAGAGATCAACATCACAAAAATCTCACAAGAGGAAGCTAACCAAACGAACACAAACAAGATATCACTTAAAACCTCTCGATTTTCACAACCCTAAAATCCAAATCTAAGGGAAATTGATAGCAAACCGACCTGCATCGTAAACGTTTTGCCGCTTCCAGTGGCTCCATAAGCAAGAACAGTAGCGTTGGAACCATGAAATATCTCAGGAATCAGAGGATTTACTTCTCTATCGAAGATCTGCTTCACATTCTCGTCGCTATTCCCGTAAAACGCATCCAGCTGATAGCATTCGCTGCGACTGCTCTCAGAAAAAACAAATACGGATCACCAAATCAGTAACCGAGTTTCGTTTATTTGAAAACTTCAATCGAGTGATGAAATAATCGGAAGAGGCTTACCAGCTATCGGGATCCTTGAGGTAAACCGCCACTTCGCTGGAGTCTCTACCATCGCCGCCGTCGATAACGGAAACACACGATCGGACGTCGGAAGTCTCCGGGGGAAGAAACGGACGAACCCTAGCGATGACCCTAACCTTCGAGATCGAAGGCGAATCGGGAACTTTGGGTTTCACTGGAGTGGTTTTCGAATCCATATCTCTGTGTGATGATGGTGTGTgtgtgagaaagagagagagggaaaatggttgttttcaaaatttgagTTTGTTTTGAAATTGCTCTTCTTTTTACTTTTGAGAAAGAGCTCACTGATACGATGACGCTTTGCAATCGCGCATTGTTCCAAACGCTAACACTCTTATCTTGCTTTTAAAGACCGTTAAATATCTCCCTTTGTCGACGTTTCAGCTTCCAAGGCCTCATCACGTCCGTTATATCTCATTTACGGTTTGCTGTTTGGTTTTAAGATAACCGGCTTTTTATAACAATGCGGTTAAAACTCTTTGCTTCTAcccatatatatttgaaaatttagtGTATAGATAAACCAATGAAATGGCACCACAAAACAAAGAATGTTATTTTTAGCATATTGTTATTGTAGATGAATCTTAGATCAGAGAAAAAAAggatataaaatcttttttaaatgACGAAAGTCTCGATGGTGGTTTGATTGAGAACTTCGGAGCTGTGATCGAGTCCATGAGAACCAACCTGATAAAGATATAAAGATGCGATAAGATTTCACCATCCATACAAACTCTCTTCTACTGATTCAGTCATTGTTGAGAGACACAAAATATTTACTCACCATGTATGTTAATGCAGCGTAACGTTCTTCATTCAGGTATAGTGGTTTTCCTCTTAACAGATTGGTATCctgcaacaacaaaaaaaaaaaaaaaaagatcaatgcGTATCCTTAGCATGCGAACATCTGAATCAACAAAGATTGTACCTCTTCTCCAAACGTATCCAAGTAAAGAGATGACCAAGATGATTGACTTCCAAATCTTTGTAGCCAAATCGTGGTCCCCTATTTGATTTATGAAGAGTAGTATTTAATTAAAAGGCCAATAATATATAGGGAGAGTAAAAGAAACTTTTATCTATAAGAAGCCATACCCGTAGCAGAAGAAATACACCAGTACCAGCACAACAGGTGACTGCATGAGTCTGGCAATCACTTTCACTATAAAAGCATGTTAAGAagtatttattttggtttccaaAACAGCAACTATGATATTTTCAGACTAGTGGAAGTGAAACAAATACCTGCAACAAGGCAGCATTATGGGAGAACACAATCTTCCGCAAAGAAGACACAATGCAGGATCTATCATAACTTTCTTGCAGTTGCTACAAGGTTTCTTGATATACCTAATAAGAAAAACATGCTCCTTGATTAATGAAAGTTCTCTTTTGAATAGAGGAAAAAATGTGCAAAAACCAGAAGAAAGAGATGCTGCTGCAAACCTTCGCAATAGGTCCTGGTATAAATTGGGTAACTTCATAAGCTGGAAAGGAACTACAGGTGTTATGCAGAAAGGCCTTTTAACTCTGTTAGCTTTGTATTCCTTCTGGAAATGTCGAAGCCATGTTTGTGTTGATGACCGGAGAAGTTCATCATTGACAATGATATCAATAGGCGGGATCTTGAACATTTTCTCCAATTCATTCACATGATTCAGCTCCGACTGGGAATGCATGTTGTCGCTGGTGGAGTCAGACGGCACATCAAACATATCTTCCTTTTCATGACACTTCCCAGAAGTAGTTTTCAGTAGCCTCCACAGCAATGCACATCTCCTCAAGAAAGGAAGACTATAGCTACGGATAGTCTCTTTTAACTCACATGATAAATCCATATTGTTAGACCTGAAATACTCCCAACCACCTGATTCTCTCAAAACGGTGGGGATGTCGCTAAGCAGGTTTTCCTCGAATTCTAATTTACTCAAGTCAAACATGCGACCTGCGCAATAGGCGATTACAGTCTGCCCCAAAGACACAACATGATCAGGAAAAGTGAGTCTTAAGAGGCAAAACTAGTCAGAGTGCAGAGAACAATATGGCATACCTGAACAA
This genomic stretch from Raphanus sativus cultivar WK10039 chromosome 3, ASM80110v3, whole genome shotgun sequence harbors:
- the LOC108846928 gene encoding kinesin-like protein KIN-10B isoform X1; amino-acid sequence: MDSKTTPVKPKVPDSPSISKVRVIARVRPFLPPETSDVRSCVSVIDGGDGRDSSEVAVYLKDPDSCRSECYQLDAFYGNSDENVKQIFDREVNPLIPEIFHGSNATVLAYGATGSGKTFTMQGTDDLPGLMQLTMSTILSMCDKTGSRAEISYYEVYMDRCWDLLQVKDNEIAVWDDKDGQVHLKGLSSIPVNSMSEFHEVYSCGLQRRKVAHTGLNDVSSRSHGVLVISVISEGNATGKINLIDLAGSEDNRRTGNEGIRLEESAKINQSLFALSNVVYALNSNLPRVPYRESKLTRILQDSLGGTSRALMVTCLNPGEYQESLRTVSLAARSRHISNNISLNPKVETPKVKIDMEAKLQSWLESKGKTKSSHRVMAAIHSPLTSTKQPSFSQSSVKKLCCHRSATANSAKFSGTGQRDTFVVPRSLFGGENLAASHLLEPIQNLQLASPTKENERDASGEESLLVCELSPVREALSPITSNANECSTILKPMTPKTPMIPANAENMQMSRTCQKFNAWSTNVKTSLIREYIHFLNTANREELMELKGIGQKMAEYIVELRETSPLKSLADLEKLGFTSRQVHNLFKRATEGILEKPVSATTTTP
- the LOC108846928 gene encoding kinesin-like protein KIN-10B isoform X2; translated protein: MDSKTTPVKPKVPDSPSISKVRVIARVRPFLPPETSDVRSCVSVIDGGDGRDSSEVAVYLKDPDSCRSECYQLDAFYGNSDENVKQIFDREVNPLIPEIFHGSNATVLAYGATGSGKTFTMQGTDDLPGLMQLTMSTILSMCDKTGSRAEISYYEVYMDRCWDLLQVKDNEIAVWDDKDGQVHLKGLSSIPVNSMSEFHEVYSCGLQRRKVAHTGLNDVSSRSHGVLVISVISEGNATGKINLIDLAGSEDNRRTGNEGIRLEESAKINQSLFALSNVVYALNSNLPRVPYRESKLTRILQDSLGGTSRALMVTCLNPGEYQESLRTVSLAARSRHISNNISLNPKVETPKVKIDMEAKLQSWLESKGKTKSSHRVMAAIHSPLTSTKQPSFSQSSVKKLCCHRSATANSAKFSGTGQRDTFVVPRSLFGGENLAASHLLEPIQNLQLASPTKENERDASGEESLLVCELSPVREALSPITSNANECSTILKPMTPKTPMIPANAENMQMSRTCQKFNAWSTNVKTSLIREYIHFLNTANR